Genomic segment of Oncorhynchus tshawytscha isolate Ot180627B linkage group LG13, Otsh_v2.0, whole genome shotgun sequence:
AGATAACAGCCTTGGTATTGTCATCAATGTGCGCGAATGTACGACAACTAGTGTGCAGCAAGCCGTACGAATCTCAATAAGATTATGGTGACGGGCAAGTGGATAAGGTCTCCATCCGTCTCAAATAAGTTCCtcgtctctcctcatctccttcagaATCTCACTGCAACTACTTCAAGTTCTACACCACTGGAGAGAATGCCGTCATCTTCCAGAAGACAACAGAAAAGAGTGAGTCAGCTTGTCCCCTGCCCTCTTTCAACCTATGACCCACCTTTGCCCgcccactctctttctttcttcctcgaGTCTGTCGTCTCTGTTTCACTGGGCCAGCCATTGACTGCAGTGAGTGTCTGTAATGCATTCCACCCACTCCTCTTCCGTTACAGCACTGAAGCCAGCAAGACAGCGTTTCTTCGTGAGTCTATGGGGACCAATTGTGaaatcctgtttttttttttttctcgagCTCTAAACCAGAAGTGTCGTGCACCATATTGTTTTAAGAGGGCCACTGATGGCCAAATTCAATATCTTTGGATTTATTATGCGCAAAAGAGCAATATCTTCTGTGTTTTGTATTAGTTTCAATGGGAATGATGccttatatttatttttttaactaggcaagtcagttaagaacaaattcttattttcaatgatggcctaggaacagtgggttagctgcctgttcaggggcagaacgacagatatgtaccttgtcagctcgggggtttgagcttgcaaccttccggttactagtccaacgctctaaccactaggctaccctgccacccccatATGTCAGGAGTGTGACATTTTACACTTCCCATTGTCCTCTAGGCTAGTCAGAGGTGATGTACCAATATCTGTTAGAATTATAAGTGGATGCCATGACCTTGACCTTTTTGTCGATTGCCATTTTTGAACACTGTTTCACGCATGTggttgtctgctaaatgactaaaatgtcattgtACCTGGTGCCAATGTACTATGAATAATGGAATGTACCTGTATCAAGACAATAACCGTTTTCTCTCTTCTCAGGTCTGAATGTGGCGGCAGCCATGATGGCCCTCTTCGGTCTCTTCCTGATGGTCATGGGGGCCATATGCATCACCACAGCCCTCAGCAAAGGAGAATCGTTCTTCCTCAAGCCTGCTTCGGTTTGCTTCATTCTGTCAGGTGAGCAAGTAGACATGTGACAGCCAAGGTATTATACACTGTGTTGACATaacattaagaatacctgctctttccatgtcatagactgaccaggtgaatccaggtgaaaagcgatgatcccttattgatcccttgtgggaagcattagagtcaacatgggcaagCATCCCGAtgagttctgagggcaaaaggagtgggggggggggttcaactGTTaagaatgttttgtacactcagtgtataactaCAATGGTTAAATGTCACATATCTAATGAGACCATGGGAAGATCTCAtgctcaattgcatactccttgtgtcctctctcctcgtctccttctcaaaacccattggaggagaaggtcagaggggaaggACCTCTGGCTTTGTGAAGGAGATAGGAGATAGGATGCGAGGAGAACACCATTCAGACCTTACCCATGTTGCAGAGAGTTAGGACTTAACCTGTGCAGGCAGCAGAAACAAAACAAAGCTACTGGTACTcaacacaattattattttttaaacgaaAAACATAGAGCCATTGATCAAGAGTATCAAGGGAGCTAACTAATTAGATACAAAGGGCATTAGTCATGGCACCTGTACAGTCCTGATATACTCTGAGGCTCTGAGAAGTGGATGATGAAAAggtcatatactgtatatcaataCCACCTCCACCATTCCATCCACCATCCCACCAAGCCCCTAatatctctctcttttgttcttcatccctctctttctctctcttaggcCTCCTGATGCTCCTATCTCTTACTGTTTTCAACCAATCGGTCCTCTCCTTCCTAGCCAGTGACCACTCGGTGCCTTTGCATCACGAGCTGTCTTGGTCAGTGTCCTGTATTGGGTGTGCAGGGGTCATGCTTATTTTGGGCGGAATCCTCTTTCTCTTGCTTGCACTGCCATTCAGCCCCTGGCAAAGGTGTTTTCCCCCCAAAAACGAAAGTGACAGCTAGTGAAGAGAAGGAAGTATTGCACTTTATCTGTATGTCTTATAACTGTTGTTGAGAAATGGTGTGTCTCTTGCAGTTTTACATTTTACGAAGATGTTCCTCGTcataaatgtttttttctctccttatTTTGCATAAATCAGTAGAGCTCATTAACGGGACATTATACTGCTCTTGACCTAATGAAAGCTGAATAATTAACACTTACGattaaccaggtttccattcAACATTTTTATGTGAGTAAAATGCATGTTGAATaacaaaatgtcatgacaggcGTGAAACATATTTTGTGGAaacatgttttttggggggtaaacattccaaatgtcaacaaaacaaaatatggtGGGATCTTTCTTTTTGTCGGtcaaattaattatgcgagaaatgtcgGTGGAAACGATTTTAACAATCATATCGAGTAAACTTTGAGTCACGCAATAACATGtagtgtggtcctcccactacgactcgtcgGAAAACATGCAGTCTATTAGGCTACAGATCAAATCATTTATGACAAACTTCACAGgctggtgaaagtgcaaggtgatgagcttgatgctcctttccaagaaatattgagggtcttattctggtgaactgataatcgatgcttggctgccgtttgacaaataaaaaataatgttgctcttttgtccataataatggTAGGCTATAGGTGCGCTCTAGCCAACCGCGAAATGCGCGTGCGTGGCTTCAAGCTCAAGTGACAATACCAGTGTAGGCGAACACGCTATATACGCaacctttttgttgttgtgagaAAAACATCAACAGAGTctaaaatgcgatggaaacccatttgatTTGTATTTTTCATTCGGTACAAGGGAATATAAcagcaaaatgtattttatgtgcactactttatcacgcacagccttttatcttcAATAAGTACATTTGATGGAAACAtgtctggtgggaaaatgcacatatttGTTTTTATGAACATTTTAGAATACTCACCTGAacatctgtcaccaattggatggaagccTAGCTACTGACACATATCTTGGGAGAATCGAAGGTGTTAGTTGACAGCAAAAATATCACATTGCGTGTGCAAAAATGTAATGTGCTGGTATGTTCAAACATCTCCCCAAGTGTGAAATTCAAGTTACTCAAAATAATATTAAATTAATGTAACAAGAACAACTGTTTacagttgttttttaaaaatgtgtaaaCATTACTTCTTAAGTATTTTTGCCAAAACTTTGATGATATTGTGATCGACAGTCTTATCAGAGAGTATACTTTTAAAGATAGTAATTGGAATTCAGATGTATTACACAGAAAGTACAGTACAAAAATTCTAGAGTTTCTATTAAGTAAATACATACACAATCCCATGATATTGTAACGTTTTTACAACTGCCTTTAATatacagatacagtgcattcgggaagtattcagaccccatgactttttacacattttgttacgttaaagccttattctaaaatgtatcacattgtttttccccccctcatcaatctagaaacaataccccataatgacaaagcaacgacagttttttagatttttttctacatttattaaaacaaaaaaaactgaaatatcacatttactaaatattcagactctttattcagtattttgttgaagcacctttgcagcgattacagccttgaatctttttgtgtatgacgctacaagcttggcacacctgtatttagggtgtttctcccattcttctctgcagatcctctcaagctctgtcaggtaggatggggagcgtcactgcacagctattttctcaagagatgttcgatcaggttcaagtctgggctctggctgggccactcaaggacattcagagacttgtcccgaagccactcctgcgttgtcttgcctgtgtgcttagggtcattgtcctgttggaaggtgaaccttcaccccagtcagaGATTCGGagcgcactggagcaggttttcatcaaggatctctctgtactttgctccgttcgtctttcccttgatcctgactagtctcccagtccctgcaactgaaaaacattcccacagcatgatgctgccaccaccatgcttcaccgtagggatggtgccaggtttcctctagacgtgaagcttggcattgaagccaaagagttcaaacctggtttcatcataccagagaatcttgttgctcatggtgtgagagtcctttaggtaccttttggcaaactccaagcaggctgtcatgtgccttttattgaggagtggcttccgtctggccactctaccataatggcctgattggtggagtgctgcagagatggttgtccttctggaaggttctctcatctccacagatgaactctggagctctgtcagagtgaccattgggttcttggtcacctccctgaccaaggcccttctcctccattTGCTCATTTTGGCCCGGGCGGTGTGATATAggacgagtcttggtggttccaaacttcttccatttaagaatgatggaggccattgtgtttttggagaccttcaatgctgcagacattttttggtacccttccccagatctgtgcctcaacacaatgctgtctcggagctctacagacaattcctttgacctcatggcttggtttttgctctgacatgcactgtcaactctgggaccttatatagacaggtctctgcctttccaaatcatgtctaatcaaatgaatttaagacaggtgtactccaatcaagttgtagaaacatctcaaggatgatcaatggaaataagaTGCTCCTTAGTTCAATTTCGTGtatcatagtaaagggtctgaatacttatgtaaataagatattttttattttaatacatttcctaaaatgtataaaaacctgtttccgCCTTGtcgttatgaggtattgtgtgtagattgatgagtattttttatttatttaatacattttagaataaggatgtaacgtaacaaaatgtggaaaaagacaaggggtctgaatactttccgaatgcactgtatatataaatatatcaaAGAGACATTACCCTCTAAAATCGAAACATTTTCAGACCTCAAAGGTAATGTCACGATTAGTCTACGTCCCAGGCCATCATGTCTTGTAGATTCAGTTATATTCCGCAATTTAAAAGTAATGTAAAATACCATGTAAATTCCAGAGTTGCGGTGCTTAACTTTTTCATTCATTTGTGTAGCTTGATCTACATGGCCAATGGCGTGGGATGTGTCGACTCAAACTGACATCAGACTACTTTTGAGGTCTTAAAAACATCTGACAAATGTTGATTTTGGAGTCCAATGTCCCTTTAAATGTTAGACGCGCCATCTGCTCCAGGTACGTGGGTGACCATATTATAGAAATGGCCATAAATGACTAAAGCAGCACTGTCTTAAAACATCTCTGGCTGAAAGAACAGGCAATTTCATCGTCAACCATATTGAAGAGGTAAAGGGGCACAATTTACTGCAGCATTTGGGCTACTAACcaggtacagtgccttctgaaagtattcacacccctttacttttccagatcttgttgtgttacagtctgagtTTAACAATGAATTAAATTGCACTTTTTTCTTGTCACTGGCCTAAGCagaacaccccataatgtcaaagtagaattatgtttttcgaaatgtttacaGATGAATTTAAAAaacgaaaagctgaaatgtcttcagttaATGaactctttgttatggcaaagcctaaatgagttcaggagtaaaaatggccttaacaagtcacataataagttgcatggattcactctgtttgcaataatagtgttgaacatgattttggaatgactgcctcatctctgtaccccacacatacagttatatgtaaggtccctcagttaagcagtgaatttcaaacacagattcaatcacaaagaccagcGATGTCGCGCAAAGTAggccacctattggtagatggattttaaaaaatgttataaaaaagcagacactgaatatccctttgagcattgtgacattattaattacactttggatggcgtATGAATACACCCAGGCACcataaagatacaggcgtccttccctactcagttgccggagagaaaggaaaccattcagggatttcaccatgaggccaatggtgacttaaaaACAGTTACGgagtttaatgtctgtgatagaagaaaactgaggatggatcaacaacattgcagttaatCCACAATATGAACCTAATTAtcggagtgaaaagaaggaagccgaTACAGAAAAAAAAACCATTccgaaacatgcatcctgtttgcaaacaaggcactaaagtaaaacttcaAGAAATGTGGCAACACTTTttatttttgtcctgaatacaaactatcatgtttggggcaaatcaaatACAACCTGttattgagtaccactctccatgttttcaagcatagtggtggctgcaacatcttatgggtatgcttgtcatcgttaaGGGCTGAGTCGTTTTTCAGGATAAAGCAAAcctgaatggagctaagcacaggcaaaatccaagaggaaagcctggttcagtctgctttccaccagacactgggatatGAATACACCTTTCAAAGTACTGActcgggggtgtgaatacttatgtaaatgagatatttctgtttttcattttcaatacatttgaaaaaacgTTTCTAaagacatgttttcactttgtcatttgtCATCTCTTATTATGTGtcgatgggtgagagagaaaaaaatctatttaatccattttgaattcaggctgtaacacaactaaatgtggattATGTCAAGAGATATGAAAACGTTCTGAGGTCAACATATGTAAGGTTGCATTGTGAGAAAAAAAGAACTATTTCAGAATCATACGAGCCTTCAGTGTTGTAAATCATTAACCCAAGGACATTTCATGTGTTCTGTGTAACCGTTCATAAATACCGTAAGACGTTTTTATCTATTTGATCTTTTTGTGGTGAGAGTTCAACGGGTATTGGAAGGTGAATTGTTTCTGTGGTTTTTAATGACAAACAATTGCGCATGTAAGACTGGATGTAACTATTAAATGTGAAGACGAGACATATCCCCCTCTCTTGTGCCTTTTTTTCTGTCCCCATCGTTCAGCTCTCCGTCATCTTAAACACACATCTGTCACCATCTTGACCTCTTTCCAGCTCTGTCTCCACTGTCTGCCACGTTATCACCTTCCGCCACAAAATGTAGAGCTTGGCGACTACTGCTGAAGTGGATAAGAAACACAAACCCACCCAAATCTCCCCACCACCAACTCAGCCCGACCCTTCCcacaagtttttaaaaaagtcATTCCGGGCTGGTCCTCGTGTAGGCCTATCATGTGTCTCTATAAATgccacacacactgttactcatGTCTCACCCTGCCTCTAGTGGCTGCTCCTGTGGGACGGGGTCCAGACGATTAGTGGTGGGGTCTACGCTGTGTTAACCTCTACCCCCGTTCTCCACCCTCCTGACCTGGCATGTAGACCTGAAACACGAACCAACCGTCTCTAGACACCTGACTCTTGGCCAAAGCTGTATATATAACACGTTAATCATTTTTAGTGTGGGTAAGTGACGTGAATGTGTCTAATAGTTtacaatgcgtgtgtgtgtgtgtgtgtgtgtgtgtgtgtgtgtgtgtgtgtgtgtgtgtgtgtgtgtgtgtgtgtgtgtgtgtgtgtgtgtgtgtgtgtgtgtgtgtgtgtgtgtgtgtgtgtgtgtgtgtgtgtgtgtgatggtgatcATGGGTGTTAtgaccttttgtgtgtgtgtgtgtgtcagcaagaATCAAGATGTATTAAGAAGAACTGGCCTCTCTTGACATGACCAAGCCCCACCACCTCTTAACTTGTTATGAATGTCGCACTGAGCCAGCAGGGATCACAGGTCTCCTTTCCATGTCACTGGTCCCTATTCCTGTCGGGGTGATTTCTAGGGACCAGGGGCACATTACAAATGTTCACACTATCGTGCCAACCTGACCCAAGGTATTTTCTCTTCACATTTACATTTATAGCACTGTTCCAGGAACTATGGTTCAGTACGGGAAAACGTTTTACCTGACTTTTTTCCAAGAAGAAACActcaaatgttttcaaatgttttgctacagtgtaccctactgaacacaacccagggctctccagagagAAAGGACTAATTAAACTCCCCAACTAAATCACACATGAACTGTGCACTCCATGCTGTTGAACAAATAGagcatccctctccctccctagctccctTCATCCTCCAAAGTCATTGCTTTAATGAGATTAAAACAGTCACTTTCATTTCCATCCCAAGAGTGAAGAGATTCAGTGTTATTCAATTATTATTCAATTAATCAACTGTACTTGTAGTCATGTGTTAAGGAATTCTGCTGCTTTTCTGGGCCTGTGTCTTTCTTAGCCTCAGCGTTCATTTCTGTGACCTTTGACCCCAATATCAACTGGACAATCAAGGTCACCTGTTAAGGTATAGAACAAACATTACACATGTTTTTTGTCACCTCAAAAGGGTTCATCTGTTGAGATGAGTCAATGTCCCAGTCTGTTTTGtagatgtcacaccctgatctgtttcacccttCTTCGTGCttttctccacccccctccaggtgtcacccatcttccccattacccccagtgcatttatacctgtgttctctgtttgtctgttgccagttcgtctcgtcaagcctaccagcgtgttTTTTCCGCGTTCCTGTTTTTCCTAGTCTCTGTTTTCTAGCCCTCCCGGTTCTGaccttttctgcctgccctgacctcgagcctgcctgccaccctgtACCTTTCAGACTCTGACCTGGTTAATGAACTTatgcctgtcctcgacctgcctATTGCCTGCCCTTTGTATTTTAATAAATGTCAGAGACTCgcaccatctgcctcctgtgtctgcatctgggtctctcGCTGtgtagtagatccagctatatgaATGGAAAATATTTGCACCATTTAATTTCCAAACATTTTTACATTCATTTGTACTATTACCATCTTGTTTAGATGTCAAATAACACACTCCACACAATACATTTTCATATATAACTttattgaatatatttatttagttttattttattttgtaatatTTTTGAGGCTCAGAATGTTGTATTGCTTACCCATCACAAATGTCCTTAGTTTGATGAATGTGTATTAGAGTAGAAATATAATTTATTATGATCACAGGATCATAGGCTCTCAGCCCCCTAACCCCAAGGTAGGATCTTTAAAGCAGCGGTTCTCAACTGGTTTTTCCTCGGAACCCAAATTAAACCAGGTTGTCTCAGTAGTGACCCAGTATTTGCATTGTGATAATATTCAAGAAGTAACGATGGGTATACCCATTCAAAACCTCCCGTGACCCAAATTTGGGTCGCGACCCACGTGTTGAGAATCACTGCTTTAAAGAAGAACAATaagaatacagtacataccatCACTAAAATAAAGCCTATAATCTAATACAGTTGTCATGAAGAATAAAAAACACAGATTAGGCTATGTTGGTTATACCTGTAATAACAAAAACAGTAGCCTTAAAAATGGGATGATAACAATAATTataacaataatagtaacaatattattattattaataataatatttgaataaaatatatttaaaataaaatacaaatacaatattACACTCATAATTTGCGCACATGCTTCCTGCATGACGCCCTCAGATTGAATTGTGATGGAGCTAGAAATCAATGAAAACTTTCAAATACAAAAATCATAGTTCAAAATGTACAAATTTACCCTTAATTTACGATTACGAGAAACAACAGCAATGTGATAATATTCAAGAAGTTACCATCTTTACAGTCTTGTAACCTGGCTATGATAATCAAGCACTCGGAATGATAAGACAAACCAAAGTTTACAACTATAGACATATTGTGCATTTCAAAATGAATATATACTCAATACTGTTGTTAATAATACATTTGATATTCTCGTCAGTGGAATAGATATATTCATAGTAGTCAAAAACAGACTGAGATGGCCCTGCACCTCCATGGCTCTTGCTCCTATCTCCGAGGCTCACACTGGCGTGGTTCTCCTGTTCAGCGTGTCCGAGTCAGTGTCCCTGTTCCGTTTGCCCCCGAGGCGGTCCAGGGtgcccatgcccctctctctctccatggtgcCAGTGGACAGAGGTGGCTGCTGGGGGGTAAGACCGGAGGATGACAAGGTATTCAGGGGCGCAATGGCAGTGCCGCCGACCGCGGAATTCTGGCCCGCCGCAGAGAGGTTGGACTTGGAGAGAGAAGGCA
This window contains:
- the LOC112264836 gene encoding voltage-dependent calcium channel gamma-6 subunit produces the protein MWSTFFLHEEDGRPVPPGVGVGPGAGLLGLTGVMGGRGAGAGAMGVKRRANALTSRHPGDMSEVQKGKIKLAFFVAIVGVVLTVLGLGTEYWVELSPPKNFYNNQTCLAAHYGLWKGCSRTLWVADIDPERESCGPAELPGESHCNYFKFYTTGENAVIFQKTTEKSLNVAAAMMALFGLFLMVMGAICITTALSKGESFFLKPASVCFILSGLLMLLSLTVFNQSVLSFLASDHSVPLHHELSWSVSCIGCAGVMLILGGILFLLLALPFSPWQRCFPPKNESDS